The following are encoded together in the Planctobacterium marinum genome:
- a CDS encoding rhomboid family intramembrane serine protease produces MSELNNVRHGNIRQAIMPGFIFVVILWLIKTLEFQFGFSLHQLGVFPGAMEGLIGILTGPLIHGSYEHLASNSLALLLLLAALFYGYPNSKYWTLATIWLGSGLGTWLFAREAWHFGASGLTHGLFFYLFVISILRRDKRSIALMMMVFFMYGGMIMTIFPREPGISYEYHFFGALFGLIAALIFKNSDPKPIEKQYGWEIEDKEDELIGDEWQTEQDQEHTIVEEEQHKLH; encoded by the coding sequence GTGTCCGAATTAAATAATGTCCGTCACGGCAACATACGACAAGCCATCATGCCCGGTTTTATTTTTGTTGTCATACTTTGGCTGATAAAAACCCTTGAATTCCAATTTGGATTTTCGCTACACCAATTGGGTGTTTTTCCCGGGGCAATGGAAGGGCTAATTGGCATTTTAACCGGACCTCTTATCCACGGCTCTTACGAGCACTTAGCCAGTAATAGCCTGGCATTATTGTTATTATTGGCAGCACTTTTTTACGGTTACCCTAATTCAAAATATTGGACGTTGGCCACTATCTGGCTTGGCTCCGGCTTAGGCACCTGGTTGTTTGCCCGCGAAGCCTGGCATTTTGGCGCCAGTGGGCTGACTCACGGCTTGTTCTTTTATCTTTTTGTGATCAGCATTTTACGTCGAGACAAACGTTCCATCGCATTGATGATGATGGTGTTCTTTATGTACGGTGGCATGATTATGACAATATTCCCCAGAGAACCTGGCATATCCTATGAGTACCACTTTTTCGGCGCACTTTTTGGTTTGATTGCTGCGTTGATTTTCAAAAATAGTGATCCCAAACCCATCGAGAAGCAATACGGCTGGGAAATCGAAGACAAAGAAGATGAGTTGATAGGTGATGAATGGCAGACCGAGCAAGATCAGGAACACACGATAGTTGAAGAGGAGCAGCACAAACTGCATTGA
- a CDS encoding N-acetyltransferase family protein — protein sequence MFQVRPFVKMDFECVQAIYQEGIDTGLATFQTEVKSWFEWDASFLHDCRLVLLNENNRVCGWAALSPVSSRCCYAGVAEVTVYMASDTRGYGGGEMLLNALVACSEKHGIWTLKAGIFEQNKASIRLHQKCGFKLLGIQEGLGKLGNRWINVAAMERRSKVVGID from the coding sequence ATGTTTCAAGTTCGTCCCTTTGTAAAAATGGATTTTGAGTGTGTCCAGGCTATTTATCAGGAAGGCATCGATACTGGCCTTGCCACTTTCCAGACTGAAGTAAAATCCTGGTTTGAGTGGGATGCATCATTTTTACATGATTGCCGCCTGGTATTGCTTAACGAAAATAATCGAGTTTGCGGTTGGGCCGCGCTATCTCCTGTTTCAAGTCGCTGTTGTTACGCCGGTGTAGCAGAAGTCACTGTGTATATGGCTAGCGATACGCGTGGCTACGGTGGTGGTGAAATGCTGCTAAATGCCCTTGTCGCCTGCTCTGAAAAACATGGAATATGGACCTTAAAGGCTGGCATTTTCGAGCAAAACAAAGCCAGTATTCGTTTACATCAAAAATGCGGTTTTAAACTGCTGGGTATTCAGGAAGGATTAGGCAAACTGGGTAACCGCTGGATCAATGTCGCCGCGATGGAAAGACGTAGTAAAGTGGTAGGAATAGATTAA
- a CDS encoding ArsR/SmtB family transcription factor, with protein MKSFKDMEQNAEQAVSLLKMLANKHRLMLLCLLQSGEKSVSELNEQVPIPQSTLSQHLSFLRREKLVETRREAQTIYYSLRDDNVIPVINLLYELYCADD; from the coding sequence ATGAAATCATTTAAAGACATGGAGCAAAATGCTGAGCAGGCAGTGAGTCTGTTAAAAATGCTGGCTAACAAGCATCGCTTGATGTTGCTTTGTTTGCTGCAATCCGGGGAAAAATCGGTGTCTGAACTCAATGAGCAGGTACCTATCCCACAATCCACCTTATCTCAACATTTAAGTTTTTTACGACGAGAAAAACTGGTGGAGACACGGCGAGAGGCGCAAACAATTTATTATTCTCTGCGCGATGATAATGTCATCCCGGTAATTAATTTACTTTACGAGCTTTATTGTGCTGATGATTGA
- a CDS encoding DUF6691 family protein, with product MKASNFSAFCSGLVFSLGLLLSQMVNPQKVLNFLDFFGNWDPSLLLVMAAALVVYWLAFFLIKPKMSKPVFASDFQLPNKSTLDKSLLSGAVLFGLGWGITGLCPGPALANVPGGEPKLLVFVVLMAVTMWGFDKISSKQ from the coding sequence ATGAAAGCATCGAATTTTAGCGCTTTTTGTTCAGGACTGGTTTTTTCCCTGGGGTTGTTACTATCGCAAATGGTGAATCCGCAAAAAGTGCTCAATTTCCTGGATTTCTTTGGCAATTGGGATCCCAGTTTGTTGCTGGTAATGGCTGCGGCTTTAGTCGTTTATTGGCTGGCCTTCTTCCTGATAAAGCCCAAAATGAGTAAACCCGTGTTTGCTTCAGATTTTCAATTACCCAACAAATCAACGTTAGATAAATCTTTACTTTCAGGGGCTGTATTATTTGGTCTTGGCTGGGGAATAACGGGGCTATGTCCCGGACCTGCACTGGCCAATGTTCCCGGTGGCGAACCAAAGCTTTTGGTGTTTGTAGTACTGATGGCAGTCACTATGTGGGGATTTGATAAAATAAGCAGTAAGCAATAA
- a CDS encoding YeeE/YedE family protein: MTEFTPYAALAGGVLIGLAGVLFLLANGKVMGVSGLLGQLMNAPKNALPAVYFMLGLLLGPAVINAFQIDVIQIKLPSEINLDWWQVVIGAVLVGLGTRMGSGCTSGHGVCGIGRFSLRSIVATCVFMGIAILVVTLMRHVLS; this comes from the coding sequence ATGACAGAATTCACTCCTTATGCGGCACTGGCGGGCGGGGTATTGATTGGCCTGGCCGGTGTCTTGTTTTTATTAGCTAATGGCAAAGTGATGGGGGTTTCAGGTCTATTGGGGCAACTGATGAATGCCCCTAAAAATGCCTTACCTGCTGTGTATTTTATGCTAGGTCTATTGTTGGGCCCGGCAGTAATTAATGCTTTTCAAATAGATGTTATACAAATCAAATTACCCTCTGAAATTAATCTGGATTGGTGGCAGGTGGTGATTGGCGCGGTACTTGTGGGACTGGGAACCCGCATGGGCTCCGGCTGTACCAGCGGCCATGGCGTATGCGGTATTGGTCGATTTTCACTGCGTTCTATTGTTGCCACTTGTGTTTTTATGGGAATAGCTATTTTGGTGGTGACCCTGATGCGCCACGTTTTGTCATAG
- the lysS gene encoding lysine--tRNA ligase, with the protein MSEQQLDENKLIAERRAKLANIREHCSANAHPNKFRRENYSADLQMAFGDHDKESLEELAVQVSVAGRIMSKRGPFMVLQDMKGRIQAYAAKDVQKELKAKYGQLDIGDIIGVSGALHKSGKGDLYVNMEKYELLTKSLRPLPEKFHGLADQETKYRQRYVDLIMSPETRDTFVMRSRIVEGIRRYLSDRDFMEVETPMLQVIPGGATAKPFITHHNAMDIDMYLRIAPELYLKRLVVGGFERVFEINRNFRNEGLSTRHNPEFTMIEWYQAYADYNDLMDLTEDMLRTLAKDILGTTDIRNTTKNAEGEVESEVIYNFGEPFERLSMADAIIKHYPEVDTAIIKDAENNLEGLKAIARELHIKEPEVDGIWGPGKYLCEIFEAVAEEKLEQPTFITEYPWEVSPLARRNDENPFITDRFEFFVGGRELANGFSELNDAEDQAARFQKQVEEKEAGDDEAMHFDDDYIRALEYGLPPTAGEGIGIDRLVMLFSDSPTIKDVILFPHMKPEVTE; encoded by the coding sequence ATGTCTGAGCAACAACTCGATGAAAACAAATTAATCGCTGAAAGACGCGCCAAACTTGCAAACATTCGTGAGCATTGTTCTGCTAATGCTCATCCCAATAAGTTCCGCCGTGAGAATTACAGCGCGGATCTGCAAATGGCCTTCGGTGATCACGACAAAGAGAGCCTGGAAGAATTGGCCGTTCAGGTTTCAGTGGCAGGCCGTATTATGTCTAAACGCGGTCCATTTATGGTACTACAAGACATGAAGGGCCGTATTCAGGCTTACGCAGCGAAAGATGTGCAAAAAGAACTAAAAGCCAAATACGGTCAATTGGATATCGGTGATATTATTGGTGTCAGTGGGGCATTGCACAAATCTGGTAAAGGCGATTTGTACGTCAACATGGAAAAATACGAGTTGTTGACCAAATCCTTAAGACCACTACCTGAAAAGTTCCATGGCCTTGCCGACCAGGAAACTAAATATCGTCAACGCTATGTGGATTTGATCATGAGTCCTGAAACTCGTGATACCTTCGTAATGCGCAGTCGCATAGTGGAGGGTATTCGTCGTTACCTCAGCGACCGCGACTTTATGGAAGTGGAAACGCCTATGTTGCAGGTAATCCCGGGTGGAGCTACTGCAAAGCCGTTCATTACACATCACAATGCAATGGATATTGATATGTACCTGCGCATTGCTCCGGAGTTGTATTTAAAACGCCTGGTAGTGGGTGGCTTTGAGCGCGTGTTCGAAATAAACCGCAACTTCCGCAACGAGGGATTATCGACCCGTCATAACCCTGAATTCACTATGATTGAATGGTATCAGGCCTATGCGGATTACAATGATCTAATGGACTTAACCGAAGATATGTTGCGCACATTGGCCAAAGATATCCTCGGCACGACAGATATTCGCAACACCACTAAAAATGCCGAAGGTGAAGTAGAGAGCGAAGTGATCTACAACTTTGGTGAGCCGTTTGAAAGACTTAGTATGGCTGATGCCATTATTAAGCACTATCCAGAGGTAGACACTGCCATCATCAAAGATGCAGAAAACAACCTGGAAGGCTTAAAAGCCATTGCTCGTGAGCTGCACATTAAAGAGCCGGAAGTGGATGGTATCTGGGGACCGGGTAAATATCTGTGTGAAATATTCGAAGCGGTTGCTGAAGAAAAGCTGGAACAGCCTACCTTCATCACAGAATATCCTTGGGAAGTGTCACCTCTGGCACGTCGCAACGATGAAAATCCGTTCATTACAGACCGTTTTGAATTCTTCGTTGGTGGACGCGAGTTGGCCAATGGCTTTTCTGAGCTTAACGATGCCGAAGATCAAGCGGCGCGCTTCCAAAAGCAAGTGGAAGAAAAAGAAGCCGGTGACGATGAAGCCATGCACTTCGACGATGATTACATTCGTGCGCTTGAGTACGGTTTACCACCAACGGCAGGTGAGGGCATTGGTATCGACCGTTTGGTGATGCTGTTCTCTGATTCACCCACTATCAAAGACGTAATACTGTTCCCGCACATGAAACCGGAAGTGACAGAATAA
- the prfB gene encoding peptide chain release factor 2 (programmed frameshift), with translation MFEINPVQNGIADVKARTELLRGYLDFAVKSERLEEVNRELESPDVWNEPERAQALGKEKVALEAVVDTILQLDQGAEDVEGLLELAIEAEDEDTFNEAQEELNTMISKLEELEFRRMFSGPNDVNDCYLDIQAGSGGTEAQDWANMLLRMYLRWGEEHQLKTELIEVSDGDVAGIKSATIRFGGEYAFGWLRTETGVHRLVRKSPFDSGNRRHTSFASAFVYPEINDDIEIDINPSDLRIDTYRASGAGGQHVNRTDSAVRITHVPTNIVVQCQNDRSQHKNKDQAMKQLKAKLYEFELQKQNEEKQAMEDSKSDIGWGSQIRSYVLDDSRIKDLRTGVETRNTQAVLDGDLDKFIQASLKSGL, from the exons ATGTTTGAAATCAATCCTGTGCAAAATGGTATCGCCGACGTAAAAGCGCGTACTGAGCTGCTTAGGGGGTATCTT GACTTTGCTGTAAAGTCAGAGCGCCTGGAAGAAGTTAATCGCGAACTGGAATCTCCGGATGTCTGGAATGAACCAGAGCGCGCGCAAGCCTTAGGTAAAGAGAAGGTTGCGTTGGAAGCCGTGGTAGATACGATACTGCAACTAGACCAAGGTGCAGAAGATGTTGAAGGGTTATTGGAACTGGCTATTGAAGCGGAAGACGAAGATACCTTTAACGAGGCTCAAGAAGAGCTAAACACCATGATCAGCAAACTGGAAGAACTGGAATTTCGCCGTATGTTCTCCGGTCCCAATGATGTCAATGATTGCTATCTGGATATCCAGGCAGGTTCAGGTGGCACAGAGGCTCAGGATTGGGCCAACATGCTATTGCGCATGTATCTTCGCTGGGGTGAAGAGCATCAGCTCAAAACTGAGTTAATTGAAGTATCAGATGGTGATGTAGCGGGTATTAAAAGTGCCACCATCCGCTTTGGTGGCGAATACGCCTTTGGTTGGTTGAGAACAGAAACAGGGGTGCACCGCCTGGTGCGCAAATCTCCGTTTGACTCAGGTAACCGCCGACACACATCTTTCGCGTCTGCTTTCGTTTACCCGGAAATTAACGACGATATTGAGATTGATATCAATCCGTCTGATTTGCGTATTGATACCTATCGCGCCTCGGGAGCGGGTGGTCAGCACGTAAACCGAACCGATTCTGCCGTGCGTATTACTCACGTACCCACTAATATTGTGGTGCAATGTCAGAACGACCGATCACAGCACAAAAATAAAGACCAGGCCATGAAGCAATTAAAAGCTAAGCTTTATGAGTTTGAGTTACAAAAGCAAAACGAAGAAAAGCAAGCGATGGAAGATAGCAAGTCGGATATTGGTTGGGGTAGCCAGATACGTTCCTACGTATTGGACGACTCCCGCATTAAAGATTTGCGTACCGGTGTTGAGACCCGAAATACCCAAGCCGTCCTGGACGGTGATTTGGATAAATTTATTCAGGCCAGCTTAAAGTCTGGCCTCTAA